A single genomic interval of Danio aesculapii chromosome 5, fDanAes4.1, whole genome shotgun sequence harbors:
- the epd gene encoding ependymin, producing MMHTVKLLCVVFSCLCAIGWASHHSHRQPCHSPQLTSGTMKVVSTGGHDLASGEFSYDSKVNKFRFVEDTTHANKTSYMDVLIHFEEGVLYEIDSKNESCKKETLQFRKHLMEIPPDATHESEIYMGSPSLTEQGLRVRVWNGKLPELHAHYSLSTTSCGCLTVSGSYYGEKKDLFFSFFGVETEVDDPQVFAPPAYCEGVSFEEAPDDHSFFDLFHD from the exons ATGATGCATACAGTCAAGCTGCTCTGTGTGGTGTTCTCGTGCCTCTGCGCCATCGGCTGGGCTTCTCATCATTCTCATCGCCAGCCATGTC ATTCACCACAGCTGACCAGTGGAACGATGAAAGTG GTTTCCACAGGGGGTCATGACCTTGCATCTGGGGAGTTCAGTTATGACTCCAAAGTGAATAAATTTCGTTTTGTTGAGGACACCACTCACGCGAACAAAACTTCTTATATGGATGTGCTCATACATTTTGAAGAG GGTGTACTCTATGAGATAGACAGTAAAAATGAGAGTTGCAAGAAGGAGACTCTGCAGTTCCGCAAGCACCTGATGGAGATTCCCCCCGATGCCACTCACGAGTCTGAGATTTACATGGGCAGCCCCTCGCTCACGGAGCAGGGACTCAGAGTTCGCGTGTGGAACGGAAAGTTGCCTGAACTCCATG CTCACTACTCTCTGTCTACCACCTCCTGTGGCTGTTTGACGGTCTCTGGCTCCTACTATGGCGAGAAGAAAGACCTTTTCTTCAG CTTCTTCGGTGTTGAAACAGAAGTTGATGACCCACAAGTATTTGCACCCCCGGCCTATTGTGAGGGTGTGTCATTCGAGGAGGCTCCAGACGACCACAGCTTCTTTGACCTGTTCCACGACTGA
- the panx1b gene encoding LOW QUALITY PROTEIN: pannexin-1b (The sequence of the model RefSeq protein was modified relative to this genomic sequence to represent the inferred CDS: inserted 2 bases in 2 codons), producing the protein MAIARVATEYVFSDFLLKEQSDSKYKGVRLELATDKLVSFIAVGLPLLLISLAFAQEVSVGTQITCFPPTNFTMRQAAYVDSFCWAAVEHHPSEKETYSAPLHLHKFFPYILLLLAILMYIPALFWRFTAAPSLSSDLSFIMEELDRCYNRAIRLAKSITTKQDKDIAEDPHSGLELTEACFKYPLVEQYLKTKRSSWALAAKYLLCRVLTFLTLLLACFYLTYYIFWVSPYDQFSCHLRRGILVNKSEVPDVVQCKLXAVGFFRLLSCMNLVVYXLLVPAVVYAGLQPARQHQRGQFLRPYHLLPAFGHVLDLQPATRRYDDLSIYLLFLEENLSELKSYKCLQVLELLSEGGEAAFDTMCLLRTLGQVKTDMVDKRQAQTVNGNPEIVISEIKDVSVLLDDGVQADKSCSCVKDVRQRVV; encoded by the exons ATGGCTATAGCGCGGGTAGCGACTGAATATGTGTTTTCTGATTTCTTATTGAAAGAGCAGAGTGATTCTAAGTATAAAGGCGTGCGGCTCGAACTGGCCACAGACAAACTGGTCAGTTTTATCGCGGTCGGGCTTCCTTTGTTACTCATCTCACTCGCCTTTGCCCAAGAAGTCTCCGTGG GTACTCAGATCACATGTTTCCCTCCAACTAACTTCACGATGAGACAGGCTGCGTATGTGGACTCTTTCTGCTGGGCTGCAGTAGAGCATCATCCATCAGAGAAGGAGACTTACAGCGCCCCCCTCCATCTGCATAAG TTCTTCCCTTATATCCTCCTTCTGCTCGCCATCCTCATGTATATTCCTGCTCTCTTCTGGCGCTTCACGGCTGCCCCTTCTCTTTCATCTGACCTCAGTTTTATCATGGAGGAACTTGACCGTTGCTACAACCGTGCCATCCGGCTTGCCAAGAGCATCACAACCAAACAAGACAAAGACATTGCTGAAGACCCACATAG cgGTCTTGAATTGACTGAAGCTTGTTTTAAGTACCCTCTGGTAGAGCAGTACTTAAAGACAAAACGGTCATCGTGGGCTCTGGCTGCAAAATATCTGCTTTGTCGGGTTTTAACTTTCCTCACTTTACTGCTGGCCTGCTTTTATCTGACCTACTACATCTTCTGGGTGTCACCCTACGATCAGTTCTCCTGCCATCTGCGCAGAG GTATATTAGTGAACAAGAGTGAAGTGCCAGATGTTGTTCAGTGTAAGC GTGCGGTGGGGTTTTTCCGTCTTCTAAGCTGCATGAATCTGGTGGTGT TACTGTTAGTGCCGGCTGTGGTTTATGCCGGCCTTCAGCCTGCCCGTCAGCATCAGCGTGGTCAGTTCCTACGACCATACCACTTGCTGCCTGCTTTCGGCCACGTGCTGGATCTGCAGCCTGCGACTCGTCGCTATGATGACCTCAGCATCTACCTGCTGTTCCTGGAGGAAAACCTGAGCGAGCTGAAGAGCTACAAATGCTTGCAG GTATTGGAGCTGCTGTCAGAAGGAGGGGAAGCAGCGTTTGACACCATGTGTTTGCTCAGGACTCTTGGACAAGTGAAGACTGACATGGTGGATAAAAGACAAGCTCAAACTGTCAATGGAAATCCAGAAATCGTAATCTCAGAGATAAAGG ATGTCTCGGTTCTGCTGGATGATGGAGTACAGGCTGACAAAAGCTGCAGCTGTGTGAAGGATGTAAGGCAAAGGGTGGTCTAA